Sequence from the Bacillus thuringiensis genome:
ATTGTATCATTTTCTTTTAATCCAGCTTGCTCTGCTGCACTATTCTCCATTACTTTTCCGACCATTGGCTTGTCAATAGGAACCCCTTGTACAAATCCAAGAATCACAAAAATAACAAATGCTAAAATGAAGTTCATTGCAGGTCCCGCAAAGATCGTTAAAGCACGTTGACCTAATTTCTTAGAGCCAAACTGCCTATTATACGGAGCAATTTGAATTTCTTCACCGGCAGTAATGATACGAGCCTTCTCATTCACTCGAAATGTTTGCAACTCTTCCTCGTACTCTTCATAACCCGAAATTGTTAAGTTATGCTCTAAATCAGCTTGTTCGACTTCAATAACGCGAACATTTGGATACTTTTCATATCCATCAAAAACTAATTTTACAACTTCGTCTTTTTCGTTTAATACAAGGCCAACCTTTTTCCCAGGCTTTAACTCAACTGTATCTGCATCCTCGCCAGCCATTCTTACATAGCCACCAAGGGGCAGTAATCGAATCGTATACACCGTTTCATTCTTTTCAAATGAGAATATTTTCGGACCAAAACCAATCGCAAACTCACGGCATAAAATACCTGCTCTTTTTGCGAAATATAGATGCCCTAGCTCATGGAAAAATACGAGTGCACCGAAAATTAATATAAAGGCAATCGCTGTATTCAATTCCATACCACCTTTGCTAAATTTGTTCCATCACAAACCGTCTTGTGGTTGCATCAATTTCCAGAATTTCCTCTAAGCTCGGACGTGCAATGACATTGTGATGGTTCATTGCTTTTTCAATGAGGTCTTCCACTGTTAAGAAACCAATTCTCTTTTGTAAAAAAGCTTCAACAGCTACTTCATTCGCTGCATTCATTACAGCTGGCATACTTCCACCTGTTTTTCCAGCTTCATACGCAAAGCGCAAGCAACGGAAACGTTCTTGGTTCATTTTCTCAAAATGCAATGTACCCATTTCCCATAAATTTAACTGCTTTGTGTCTGAAAGAGGTAATCGATCAGGATATGTAAGAGCGTATTGAATTGGTACTCGCATATCAGGTGAGCCAAGCTGTGCCATCACACTACGATCTTCAAATTCAACCATAGAATGAATAATACTTTCTTTATGTAAAACAACATCGATTTGCTCATAAGGGATGCCAAAAAGCCAATGTGCTTCAATTACTTCTAGCCCCTTATTCATCATTGTAGCAGAATCAATTGTAATTTTCGAACCCATTGACCAGTTTGGATGTCGAAGCGCATCTTCTACGGTCACATGATGCAATTCATCTCTCGTTTTATCACGGAAACTTCCACCAGAAGCCGTTATAATTAGTCGAGAAATTCTTTTTTCATTTTCACCATTCAAGCATTGAAAAATAGCTGAATGTTCACTGTCTACTGGAAGTAACGAAACATTATGTTTTCGCGCTGCTTCCATTACAAGATGCCCTGCAGTTACTAACGTTTCTTTGTTTGCAATTCCAATTGTTTTTTTCGCCTCAATTGCACGAAGTGTTGGTAACAACCCTACGCTACCTACAACAGCATTTACTACTATCTCCGCATCTGGATGTAATGCTACTTCTAAAAGTCCTTCACTACCATATACAATTTTGGTATTACCAGAGACAGCTTGTAATTTTAAAACATCTTCCTCTCTTTGCACAGAGACAATTTGCGGAGAAAATTCTTGAATGACCTTTACTGCGTAGTCAATATTTTTCCCTACAGAAAAAGCAACGAGACGGAATTGGTCTGGGTGCGAGCGTAATACATCTAAAGTTTGTGTACCAATTGATCCGCTTGCACCTAATAAACTAATGTTTTTCATGACTCCAACCCCTCGTTCATTTATTAATTGTATTGTAATAAGAAGTAGAGAATTGGTAAAACGAATAACCAACTATCTGTTCGATCTAATATACCACCATGTCCAGGTAAAATTGTACCTGAATCTTTTACACCATAATGACGTTTAAATGCGGATTGTACTAAATCACCAATTTGTCCAAAAATAGAAATGATAATTGTCAACACAATTAAAATTCCTACATTAGCCTCAACTGGGAAGAAAATATTGTAAACAAGTGCCACAACAATTCCACAAACGATGCCGCCTAATGAGCCTTCAATCGTTTTATTTGGACTAATTTCTGGCCATAATTTTCTTTTTCCTAATGCTTTTCCTATGAAATATGCGCCTGAATCAGTAGCCCATATAACAAATAATGCACAAAACACATATTTAATTCCTAATATTCTCGTTTCATTCAAATATAGGAATCCCATTGCAACATATGTCGTTGCCATTAGTAAAAATGAAGCATTGTCAAAAGTAAATGTATTCTTAGAAAGGACTGTATATGATAAAAGTAATAAAACAATCACAAATGTGATTTCTAATTTACCTAATCCAATCCAAGTA
This genomic interval carries:
- the rseP gene encoding RIP metalloprotease RseP, encoding MNTAIAFILIFGALVFFHELGHLYFAKRAGILCREFAIGFGPKIFSFEKNETVYTIRLLPLGGYVRMAGEDADTVELKPGKKVGLVLNEKDEVVKLVFDGYEKYPNVRVIEVEQADLEHNLTISGYEEYEEELQTFRVNEKARIITAGEEIQIAPYNRQFGSKKLGQRALTIFAGPAMNFILAFVIFVILGFVQGVPIDKPMVGKVMENSAAEQAGLKENDTIQAIDGKNTSTWKDVVTIVRENPNKEITLQVKRDSEQFNVKVTPTLDKEGKEEIGRIGVYTPVEKTVMGSIKSGFEQTYYWTKLIFESLVKLVTGQFSINELSGPVGIYNLTDQVVDYGFTRVLSLAAVLSINLGLFNLLPVPALDGGRLFFFLIEALRGKPIDRQKEGMVHFIGFALLMLLMLVVTWNDIRKFFL
- the dxr gene encoding 1-deoxy-D-xylulose-5-phosphate reductoisomerase; this encodes MKNISLLGASGSIGTQTLDVLRSHPDQFRLVAFSVGKNIDYAVKVIQEFSPQIVSVQREEDVLKLQAVSGNTKIVYGSEGLLEVALHPDAEIVVNAVVGSVGLLPTLRAIEAKKTIGIANKETLVTAGHLVMEAARKHNVSLLPVDSEHSAIFQCLNGENEKRISRLIITASGGSFRDKTRDELHHVTVEDALRHPNWSMGSKITIDSATMMNKGLEVIEAHWLFGIPYEQIDVVLHKESIIHSMVEFEDRSVMAQLGSPDMRVPIQYALTYPDRLPLSDTKQLNLWEMGTLHFEKMNQERFRCLRFAYEAGKTGGSMPAVMNAANEVAVEAFLQKRIGFLTVEDLIEKAMNHHNVIARPSLEEILEIDATTRRFVMEQI
- the cdsA gene encoding phosphatidate cytidylyltransferase, producing the protein MKQRIITGVVAAALFIPIVIYGGVPFTVLVYALASIGLYELIRMNKLTLISVPTVLAAVLLWVILIPSSASELFTWIGLGKLEITFVIVLLLLSYTVLSKNTFTFDNASFLLMATTYVAMGFLYLNETRILGIKYVFCALFVIWATDSGAYFIGKALGKRKLWPEISPNKTIEGSLGGIVCGIVVALVYNIFFPVEANVGILIVLTIIISIFGQIGDLVQSAFKRHYGVKDSGTILPGHGGILDRTDSWLFVLPILYFLLQYN